The following proteins are co-located in the Streptomyces sp. NBC_00435 genome:
- a CDS encoding hemerythrin domain-containing protein has protein sequence MAAHKQEKQEKQQEQTKDQDVVAMILKDHRTMEDLFRRMRSVEADRAGALAKFSALLIAHGEAEEAEVYGALKRFKDVDNEEVEHGTEEHAEGNEALLALLEVSEVGSEEWDSRLEELVKAVSHHLDEEERTILNGARENVPDERRAELGAAFLQERERHLAADCGSVENVRAVVRG, from the coding sequence ATGGCCGCGCACAAGCAGGAGAAGCAGGAGAAGCAGCAGGAGCAGACGAAGGACCAGGACGTCGTCGCGATGATCCTCAAGGACCACCGCACGATGGAGGACCTCTTCCGCCGGATGCGCAGTGTGGAAGCCGACCGGGCGGGCGCCCTGGCGAAGTTCTCCGCCCTTCTCATCGCGCACGGCGAGGCCGAGGAGGCCGAGGTGTACGGCGCGCTGAAGCGGTTCAAGGACGTCGACAACGAGGAGGTCGAGCACGGGACCGAGGAGCACGCCGAGGGCAACGAGGCGCTGCTGGCGCTGCTCGAAGTCTCCGAGGTGGGCTCGGAGGAGTGGGACTCCCGCCTGGAGGAGCTGGTGAAGGCGGTCTCCCACCACCTCGACGAGGAGGAGCGGACCATCCTCAACGGCGCCAGGGAGAACGTGCCGGACGAGCGGCGCGCCGAGCTCGGGGCGGCGTTCCTCCAGGAGCGGGAGCGGCACCTCGCCGCCGACTGCGGCAGCGTCGAGAACGTGCGCGCGGTCGTACGGGGATGA